A window of the uncultured Fibrobacter sp. genome harbors these coding sequences:
- a CDS encoding UDP-glucuronic acid decarboxylase family protein has protein sequence MRCLVTGGAGFLGSHLCERLLNDGHEVICLDNYFTGRLVNVDHLRDNRRFELIRHDVTEPILLEVDRIFNLACPASPIHYQFNPVKTIKTSVMGAINMLGMAKRVKARILQASTSEVYGDPAVHPQTEDYWGNVNPIGIRSCYDEGKRVAETLFMDYHRQNNVDIRIVRIFNTYGPRMLMNDGRVVSNFIVQALKGEDITIYGDGSQTRSFCYVDDLIEGFVRMMNQDKIIGPVNIGNPGEFTMLELAKEVLELTSSKSKIVYKPLPGDDPKMRRPNIDLAKSALGWEPTIPLRQGLEKTIVYFDKLLKDSNH, from the coding sequence ATGCGTTGTCTAGTTACTGGTGGTGCGGGTTTTCTGGGAAGTCACTTGTGTGAACGTCTGCTGAATGACGGGCACGAGGTGATTTGCCTCGACAACTATTTTACAGGGCGCCTGGTGAATGTCGACCACTTGCGCGACAACCGCCGCTTCGAACTCATTCGCCATGACGTGACGGAGCCGATTCTTTTGGAAGTGGACCGCATCTTTAACTTGGCGTGCCCTGCAAGCCCCATCCATTACCAGTTCAATCCGGTGAAGACCATCAAGACGAGCGTGATGGGTGCCATCAATATGCTCGGTATGGCAAAGCGTGTAAAGGCCCGCATCTTGCAGGCAAGCACCAGCGAAGTCTACGGTGACCCTGCCGTGCATCCGCAGACCGAAGACTACTGGGGAAACGTGAACCCCATCGGCATCCGCAGTTGCTATGATGAAGGCAAGCGTGTCGCCGAGACCTTGTTCATGGATTACCATCGCCAGAACAATGTGGACATCCGCATCGTTCGAATTTTTAACACCTACGGACCGCGTATGCTCATGAACGACGGCCGCGTGGTGAGCAACTTCATTGTGCAGGCGCTCAAGGGCGAAGATATCACCATTTACGGTGACGGCAGCCAGACGCGCAGTTTCTGCTACGTGGACGACCTCATCGAAGGTTTTGTCCGCATGATGAACCAGGACAAGATTATTGGACCGGTGAATATCGGAAACCCCGGCGAATTCACGATGCTTGAACTTGCTAAAGAAGTTCTTGAACTCACGAGTTCCAAGAGCAAGATTGTGTACAAGCCGCTGCCCGGTGACGATCCGAAGATGCGTCGTCCGAACATCGATCTTGCAAAATCCGCCCTCGGTTGGGAACCGACGATTCCCTTGCGCCAGGGCCTCGAAAAGACGATTGTGTATTTCGATAAACTGTTAAAAGATTCTAATCATTAA
- the trpS gene encoding tryptophan--tRNA ligase: MATKKISLTGIKPTGTPHLGNYLGAIRPALELSKTYDTVYFIADYHALTTVQNGAEMRANIYKIAATWLALGLNPEEGLFYKQSDIPEIFELSWALSCFTPKGFMNRAHAYKDKVAKNEAAGEDPDANVNMGLYCYPCLMDADILMFGADIVPVGKDQKQHVEFARDIAIKFNKHFGEDVFTIPEPVFQETTGIIPGLDGRKMSKSYDNVIDIFLESKALKKKIGKIVTNSQGIEEPKDPDTCNVFKLYKLFATPEQTEALAARYRAGGMGWGHAKQELQNVLEEHLGAAREKYFYLLDHTEEIDKILAYGKEKARVKSKAMMEKVRSLLGTY; encoded by the coding sequence ATGGCCACGAAAAAAATTTCTCTCACGGGCATCAAGCCCACCGGCACACCTCACCTGGGTAACTATCTCGGTGCAATCCGCCCCGCTCTTGAACTTTCGAAGACCTACGATACGGTCTACTTCATTGCGGACTACCACGCTCTCACTACCGTGCAGAACGGTGCCGAGATGCGCGCGAACATCTACAAGATTGCGGCGACCTGGCTTGCCCTTGGCCTGAACCCGGAAGAAGGCCTGTTCTACAAGCAGAGCGACATTCCTGAGATTTTTGAACTCAGCTGGGCGCTTAGCTGCTTTACGCCGAAGGGTTTCATGAACCGCGCTCACGCCTACAAGGACAAGGTCGCGAAGAACGAAGCCGCTGGCGAAGATCCGGATGCCAACGTGAACATGGGCCTCTATTGCTACCCGTGCCTGATGGATGCCGACATCCTGATGTTCGGTGCAGATATCGTGCCGGTTGGCAAGGACCAGAAGCAGCACGTTGAATTTGCCCGCGATATCGCCATCAAGTTCAATAAGCATTTTGGCGAAGACGTGTTCACGATTCCTGAACCGGTGTTCCAGGAAACCACAGGTATTATCCCGGGCCTCGACGGTCGCAAGATGAGCAAGTCCTACGATAACGTCATCGACATCTTCCTCGAAAGCAAGGCCTTGAAGAAGAAGATTGGCAAGATCGTGACGAACTCCCAGGGTATCGAAGAACCCAAGGATCCGGATACTTGCAACGTGTTCAAGCTGTACAAGCTGTTTGCAACGCCGGAACAGACTGAAGCTCTGGCTGCTCGCTACCGCGCCGGTGGCATGGGCTGGGGCCACGCAAAGCAGGAACTGCAGAACGTGCTCGAAGAACACCTGGGCGCTGCTCGCGAAAAGTACTTCTACTTGCTGGACCACACCGAAGAAATCGACAAGATCCTTGCCTACGGTAAGGAAAAGGCTCGTGTTAAGTCTAAGGCTATGATGGAGAAGGTACGTTCCCTTCTGGGAACATATTAA
- a CDS encoding LamG-like jellyroll fold domain-containing protein → MSVEKSRKVWSVLGRMWSHALAPVFAVFAVGPGLALLAACSSDSHVAGNSAETGSPELAGILVFDNGQPAARTKVQCVPEGYDATTGAALPAAYSTETDKDGYYRLDSVPNGTYAIEAYHEKSGRRLLVQGVKVTEDDSVAVNDTLRAPGSAVLYVGDSIADGTSAVVTVLGTTILREATVREHKVFTDSLPVDTMNLRIYLEGDTVKYENISVKSADTVFLVQKIQEDDDCNSKLDTVCVETPLDTVSYTFMAPLALPKGVDTLTSVVTDIPIALRLAESCDSDLQRCSANGRWDVVRVSKDGTRSKKLPIKISDYDTEQETPILWVKVDSLNVTDSLEILYNAPLDTENGSAYANDIFATNRSYSLVWHFGNPLSPMNDDSEYGYFDGRVLGSVGLDAMVGGVVGGGVKLDTAGGFYVKDSAEPDDTHKVNLNFDGSGYFCFSVWVKLDAIDEEQTIFEKSKEYALRYVPEKGFVVDLWVPDSSSDSIKYAWVSGTSDIKAGEWVYVAFSRHTTSQSNFYVNDRKIETEPEQIAWTGARDLEDFKVGGFTGTIDELMLGGCYRDDSWTRLAYLNQRPENYWPVVMIK, encoded by the coding sequence ATGAGTGTTGAAAAAAGTCGCAAGGTGTGGTCTGTTTTGGGCCGTATGTGGAGCCATGCCTTGGCCCCTGTTTTTGCTGTTTTTGCGGTGGGACCCGGTCTTGCCTTGCTTGCGGCGTGTTCATCCGATAGCCATGTGGCGGGCAATAGCGCCGAAACGGGTTCTCCTGAACTCGCGGGCATTTTGGTGTTCGATAATGGGCAACCAGCGGCGCGTACGAAAGTCCAGTGCGTGCCCGAGGGCTACGATGCCACAACAGGTGCGGCTCTCCCTGCGGCGTATTCTACCGAAACCGACAAAGACGGCTATTACCGCCTGGATTCCGTGCCTAATGGAACTTACGCTATCGAGGCTTATCACGAAAAATCGGGAAGGCGGCTCTTGGTGCAGGGCGTGAAGGTGACGGAGGATGATTCCGTTGCCGTGAACGATACGCTGCGTGCGCCGGGTTCAGCCGTTCTTTACGTGGGCGATTCTATCGCGGATGGAACCTCTGCTGTGGTGACGGTGCTTGGGACGACCATTTTGCGCGAGGCGACAGTTCGCGAACACAAGGTCTTTACGGATAGCTTGCCTGTAGATACGATGAACCTGCGTATTTACTTGGAAGGCGACACCGTTAAATATGAAAATATTTCGGTCAAGTCCGCGGATACCGTGTTCCTGGTACAAAAGATCCAAGAAGATGATGATTGCAATTCGAAGCTGGATACGGTTTGTGTCGAAACCCCGCTAGATACGGTCTCTTATACCTTCATGGCGCCGCTTGCGCTCCCGAAGGGCGTAGATACTTTGACCTCTGTCGTAACGGATATTCCGATTGCGCTCCGCCTGGCTGAAAGTTGCGATTCCGATTTGCAGCGCTGCTCGGCAAACGGCCGCTGGGATGTCGTTCGCGTTTCAAAAGATGGGACCCGCAGCAAGAAACTCCCCATCAAAATTTCCGATTATGATACTGAGCAGGAAACGCCGATTCTTTGGGTGAAGGTGGATTCGCTGAACGTGACGGATTCCCTGGAGATTCTTTATAATGCTCCCCTTGATACGGAAAACGGCTCTGCTTATGCAAACGATATCTTTGCGACGAACCGCAGTTACTCGCTGGTGTGGCATTTCGGAAATCCGCTTTCTCCCATGAACGATGATTCCGAGTATGGTTACTTTGACGGGCGTGTCCTTGGCTCCGTTGGCTTGGATGCTATGGTCGGTGGTGTCGTGGGTGGAGGTGTAAAGCTGGATACCGCAGGTGGATTTTATGTCAAGGATTCTGCGGAACCCGACGATACACACAAGGTGAACCTGAATTTTGACGGTAGCGGATATTTCTGCTTCTCCGTCTGGGTGAAGCTTGATGCGATAGATGAAGAACAGACGATTTTTGAAAAGTCGAAGGAATATGCACTCCGCTACGTTCCGGAGAAAGGCTTTGTTGTGGACCTCTGGGTTCCTGATTCAAGTTCCGATTCAATAAAATACGCCTGGGTGTCTGGAACGTCTGATATTAAGGCGGGCGAGTGGGTCTATGTTGCCTTCAGCCGCCACACGACTTCGCAGTCCAATTTCTACGTGAACGACCGCAAGATTGAAACGGAGCCGGAACAAATCGCCTGGACGGGTGCGCGTGATTTAGAGGATTTTAAGGTCGGCGGTTTTACGGGCACGATTGATGAACTGATGCTCGGTGGCTGCTATCGCGACGATTCTTGGACTCGTCTCGCTTACTTGAACCAACGCCCCGAAAACTACTGGCCTGTGGTTATGATTAAATAA
- a CDS encoding AAA family ATPase, with protein MAPQALRLSEITISNLRSIQRQTFPLSSFTALIGYNNAGKTNILMGIRWLLSNFSFDISYFDDPNRPVEVIGVFDGISEQVLGRLGEERAAAVRPYLQNTPQGPGRLRVKKVQRIPGENPDGLDVLVFVPSNHRKGDKREWVRPSEEFKKAYHRMFPESIAIWDFEGNQAFTKLLHEIFKPLERRFGSEINTLLNKFCDLLSPDSENRAAEIGAFDREVNEKLSPLFPSVKVELDIPMPTLETFLKKASLKVIDEDDGFERDISRMGEGSKRAIQMALVRYLADVKKHHHNHYLSRTLLLIDSPELYLHPQAVELVRVALKNLSNEGYQVVFATHSAQMVTSEDVSTSLLIRKNKARGTFMRKRMEDAVHQVVQDAPSQLQMLFSLSNSNELLFADYVLLTEGKTEWRVLPALFERITGQSFALIKCALVRQGGVSNTRKSMQVLSAMDMPVRAIVDLDYAFTTATRDGFLEANDPDIKYCRDLFRELAFHNHLRLVNGLPVNKHSNINASTAYAMMASMEEAQQPIRSIHAKLRSQGIWVWTHGAIEEHLGLEAKNENAWSRFIERCKSPNFIKTLPDYASIEELCKWIIEGSRGN; from the coding sequence ATGGCACCGCAAGCACTGAGACTATCCGAGATAACGATTTCAAATCTGCGCTCTATCCAGAGGCAGACGTTTCCGCTCAGTAGCTTTACGGCCCTTATCGGCTACAACAACGCCGGTAAGACGAATATCCTAATGGGCATTCGCTGGCTATTGTCCAATTTTTCGTTCGACATTTCGTACTTTGACGACCCGAACCGCCCCGTAGAAGTCATCGGCGTCTTTGACGGTATTTCGGAGCAGGTGCTCGGCCGCTTGGGCGAAGAACGTGCCGCTGCGGTGCGCCCCTACTTGCAGAATACGCCGCAGGGTCCGGGCAGACTACGCGTCAAGAAGGTGCAGCGCATTCCCGGCGAAAACCCCGATGGGCTCGATGTGCTGGTCTTTGTGCCGAGCAACCACCGCAAGGGCGACAAGCGCGAATGGGTCAGGCCCAGCGAAGAATTCAAGAAGGCCTACCACCGCATGTTCCCCGAATCCATTGCCATTTGGGACTTTGAAGGGAACCAGGCGTTCACCAAGCTTCTACATGAAATTTTCAAGCCGCTTGAGCGCCGCTTCGGAAGCGAAATCAACACGCTCTTGAACAAGTTCTGCGACCTGCTCTCGCCCGACAGCGAAAACCGCGCCGCCGAAATCGGGGCGTTCGACCGCGAAGTCAACGAAAAGCTTTCGCCGCTGTTCCCGAGCGTAAAAGTTGAGCTCGACATTCCCATGCCGACCCTCGAGACATTCCTCAAGAAGGCGAGCCTCAAGGTTATCGACGAAGACGACGGTTTCGAACGCGACATCAGCCGCATGGGCGAAGGCAGCAAGCGCGCTATCCAGATGGCCCTAGTGCGTTACCTCGCCGACGTAAAAAAGCACCACCATAACCATTACCTGAGCCGAACGCTGCTGCTCATCGATTCACCGGAACTTTACCTGCACCCGCAGGCGGTGGAACTTGTGCGCGTCGCCCTCAAGAACCTTTCGAACGAAGGCTACCAGGTGGTATTCGCGACGCACAGCGCCCAGATGGTCACCAGCGAAGACGTCAGCACCTCGCTCCTTATCCGCAAGAACAAGGCCCGCGGAACCTTTATGCGCAAGCGAATGGAAGACGCCGTGCACCAGGTGGTGCAAGACGCCCCGAGCCAACTGCAGATGCTTTTCAGCCTATCGAACAGCAACGAACTCCTTTTCGCCGACTACGTGCTTTTGACGGAAGGCAAGACGGAGTGGCGCGTACTCCCCGCCCTTTTCGAGCGCATCACGGGGCAGTCTTTCGCCTTGATTAAATGCGCCCTCGTAAGGCAGGGCGGCGTAAGCAACACGCGCAAGAGCATGCAGGTGCTGAGTGCCATGGACATGCCCGTGCGAGCCATCGTCGATTTGGACTACGCCTTTACCACCGCCACCCGCGACGGATTCCTAGAGGCAAACGATCCCGACATCAAGTACTGCCGCGACCTGTTCCGCGAACTCGCCTTTCACAACCACTTGCGCCTGGTGAACGGGCTCCCCGTCAACAAACACAGCAACATCAACGCCTCGACGGCATACGCCATGATGGCCTCGATGGAAGAAGCGCAGCAACCCATCCGTAGCATTCACGCGAAACTCCGCAGCCAGGGAATCTGGGTGTGGACACACGGCGCTATCGAAGAGCACCTAGGCCTTGAAGCCAAGAACGAAAACGCCTGGAGCAGGTTCATCGAACGCTGCAAGTCTCCGAACTTTATAAAAACGCTCCCCGACTACGCAAGCATCGAGGAGCTGTGCAAATGGATTATCGAAGGCAGCCGCGGGAATTAA
- a CDS encoding type III pantothenate kinase, which translates to MKKDLKKTVDTVNTISFVVDVGNSHTVIGIFKDTKVVDYWRLTTRKETTSDEVMNKVGGLLRFSKIKSEEITHVGLSTVVPALERPWIKALDSLLKKRVQVVNSKNCMGLQINYQNPSMAGADRLCNVIAMRDAGFKNAIVVDMGTATTFDVMKDGAFAGGVIIPGINASLDALTEKAARLLPVTIEWPEAVVADNTDDAIRAGLLYGFLAQLEFLIGKIKKEMACDDMPVYATGGWGKTIARRTSLIDKYDPFLTLRGIRLVALNGTAAAAYSEEARDTEEE; encoded by the coding sequence GATTTCTTTTGTGGTCGACGTGGGCAACTCCCACACGGTGATTGGTATTTTCAAGGATACCAAGGTGGTTGATTATTGGCGCCTGACCACCCGCAAAGAAACCACCTCTGACGAAGTGATGAACAAGGTGGGCGGTCTCTTGAGGTTCTCCAAGATCAAATCCGAGGAGATTACCCATGTGGGACTTTCTACCGTGGTGCCCGCTTTGGAACGTCCCTGGATCAAGGCTCTGGATTCCTTGCTGAAAAAGCGGGTGCAGGTGGTGAATTCCAAGAACTGCATGGGCTTGCAGATTAATTACCAGAACCCGTCGATGGCCGGTGCCGACCGCTTGTGCAATGTGATTGCCATGCGCGATGCGGGGTTCAAGAATGCGATTGTCGTAGATATGGGGACCGCTACCACTTTCGACGTCATGAAGGATGGCGCCTTTGCAGGTGGCGTGATTATTCCCGGCATTAACGCGAGCCTGGATGCTTTGACGGAAAAGGCCGCGCGCCTTTTACCCGTGACTATCGAATGGCCAGAGGCCGTGGTGGCAGACAATACCGATGACGCTATCCGCGCAGGTCTTCTGTACGGATTCCTTGCCCAGTTGGAATTTCTGATTGGCAAAATCAAGAAGGAAATGGCCTGCGACGATATGCCTGTGTATGCGACCGGCGGTTGGGGAAAAACGATTGCTCGCAGGACGTCCTTGATTGACAAGTATGATCCGTTCTTGACGCTGCGAGGAATACGTCTGGTAGCCTTGAACGGAACTGCTGCGGCTGCTTACAGCGAGGAGGCGCGGGACACCGAGGAAGAATAA
- a CDS encoding GGDEF domain-containing protein: protein MPKKFLETLSEHRTLIFLIMCLCVHIFNVFLFWKFGLFPLVVLNAISSVIYVVFLTIFKDENLRISFAYFEIIFFSAMTELISGGHFGTLTFVIGMVAVIFFMLPYSNRKKHIYQLIGAALAVAISLISVFNYSLYPELMDLVLHHSSFVKVLNLIITLFSLFYLTNLYLVELRTTREKLDYSSNHDMLTGLYNRRFFESIMKRSKDEKETSFSVAMLDVDDFKKINDTYGHETGDRVLAAVSKCIESCLPQDAVAVRWGGEEFVLYLPQVENSRALEVLETFRTNLSEQEIYHKGTRVAITATIGLCTGESIADYEEYLRQADEKLYWGKKHGKNQIVK, encoded by the coding sequence ATGCCGAAAAAATTTCTTGAAACGCTCTCGGAGCATAGGACCTTAATTTTCTTAATTATGTGCCTGTGCGTTCACATTTTTAATGTGTTCCTGTTCTGGAAGTTTGGACTTTTCCCGTTGGTGGTCCTGAATGCCATTAGTTCTGTGATATACGTTGTTTTCTTGACAATTTTTAAGGATGAAAATCTCAGAATTTCCTTCGCCTACTTCGAAATCATTTTTTTCTCCGCTATGACGGAATTGATTTCGGGCGGTCATTTTGGTACCTTGACTTTTGTCATTGGCATGGTGGCGGTGATTTTCTTTATGTTGCCTTATTCCAACAGGAAAAAGCACATATATCAGCTTATTGGTGCTGCGCTTGCGGTTGCAATTAGCTTGATTTCCGTTTTTAATTATTCCCTTTATCCAGAACTGATGGATTTGGTTCTGCATCACAGCTCTTTTGTGAAAGTCTTGAACTTGATCATTACGCTGTTCTCGCTGTTCTATTTAACCAACCTTTATTTGGTGGAGCTGAGAACGACTCGCGAAAAACTGGACTACAGCAGCAATCATGATATGCTGACAGGCCTTTATAACCGCCGGTTCTTTGAAAGCATCATGAAGCGTAGCAAGGACGAAAAGGAAACGTCTTTCTCTGTCGCGATGCTGGATGTGGATGACTTCAAGAAAATTAATGACACTTATGGTCATGAAACCGGCGATAGAGTCTTGGCGGCGGTAAGCAAGTGCATTGAGTCTTGCCTTCCCCAGGATGCTGTGGCGGTTCGCTGGGGTGGCGAAGAATTTGTGCTTTATCTGCCGCAGGTGGAAAATTCCCGCGCATTGGAGGTCTTGGAAACGTTCCGGACGAATCTTTCGGAACAGGAAATTTATCACAAGGGAACTCGGGTTGCCATTACGGCGACTATTGGCCTTTGCACGGGCGAAAGTATTGCTGACTACGAGGAATACCTCCGTCAGGCAGACGAAAAACTGTATTGGGGCAAGAAACACGGTAAGAACCAGATTGTTAAATAG